Proteins from one Borreliella mayonii genomic window:
- a CDS encoding P52 family lipoprotein, whose product MRILVGVCIIALALLGCYLFDKKGQAAQTFFENSESSDMGSDEIVTEGIFSSLKLYASEHRLLVEIKKTLYTLQGLESREFPPLPDYNEEYFNKFFLDLGSERSKDLIKLFGRVKNEQNNKFKSEVYWLYLCIRDLYSPDIKYSGEKGSPEYDRFMPRPTAYQQYLKVKREIERNTFNMVVLY is encoded by the coding sequence ATGAGGATTTTGGTTGGCGTTTGCATAATAGCATTGGCTTTATTGGGTTGTTATTTGTTTGATAAAAAAGGACAAGCTGCTCAAACTTTTTTTGAGAATTCGGAAAGTAGTGATATGGGTTCCGATGAGATTGTTACTGAAGGCATATTTTCTAGTTTAAAATTATATGCGTCTGAACATCGTTTATTGGTTGAGATAAAAAAGACCCTATACACTCTGCAAGGTTTAGAAAGTCGCGAGTTTCCGCCATTGCCTGACTATAATGAGGAGTATTTTAATAAATTCTTTTTAGATTTAGGTTCTGAGCGATCTAAAGACTTGATTAAGTTGTTTGGTAGGGTAAAAAATGAGCAGAATAATAAATTTAAAAGTGAAGTTTATTGGCTGTATTTATGTATAAGAGATTTATATTCTCCAGATATTAAGTATTCTGGCGAAAAGGGGAGCCCTGAGTATGATCGTTTTATGCCTAGACCCACTGCTTATCAACAATATTTAAAAGTGAAGAGAGAAATAGAAAGAAATACTTTTAATATGGTTGTCTTGTATTAA